The following coding sequences are from one Prochlorococcus sp. MIT 1314 window:
- a CDS encoding NAD(P)H-quinone oxidoreductase subunit O — MTDSMQKKPLKKGSLVFVDRENYLKSIEALASDDNLPNYVFEGPGEILAVKDEYAQVRWRRPVPDVWFKLDQLKEYIQ, encoded by the coding sequence ATGACAGATTCTATGCAAAAGAAACCTCTCAAGAAAGGAAGCTTAGTTTTTGTAGATAGAGAAAATTATCTAAAAAGTATCGAGGCGCTTGCCAGTGATGATAATTTGCCTAATTATGTTTTTGAAGGTCCTGGAGAGATTCTTGCCGTCAAAGATGAATATGCTCAGGTTCGATGGCGGAGACCTGTCCCAGATGTTTGGTTCAAATTAGATCAACTTAAAGAATATATTCAATAG
- a CDS encoding TIGR01777 family oxidoreductase: protein MRLLLLGCTGFIGKELVPTLLNENHEIYIVSRKPISKLKLTLDFNKFKFVQIDLSKEQNWNNENLLNILRDIDGIINLMGEPIAEKKWTYAQKQEIENSRINTTKFMMNTLKNYKITPKVIINGSAIGYYGTSLSGEFNENSIGGKDFLANLCKKWEAVAEKKPFFSRLVIFRIGIVLEADGGALGKMLPIFKVGLGGPIGDGMQWMSWIHRSDFCSLITQALVDQKYSGVFNAVAPNPVLMRDFSQTLGKCLNRPNLLPVPGAVLKILLGDGAKVVLEGQKVISSKLKNYNFKYPLLEKAIYASTKN, encoded by the coding sequence ATGCGTCTTTTACTACTTGGCTGTACTGGATTTATTGGCAAAGAATTAGTGCCAACACTACTCAATGAAAATCACGAGATATACATTGTAAGTAGAAAACCCATAAGTAAATTAAAGCTTACTTTAGATTTCAATAAGTTTAAATTTGTTCAAATAGATTTATCAAAAGAACAAAACTGGAACAACGAAAATCTTCTCAATATTTTAAGAGATATAGATGGAATTATTAACTTAATGGGAGAACCCATAGCAGAAAAAAAATGGACTTATGCGCAAAAACAGGAGATTGAAAATAGTCGTATCAATACCACAAAATTCATGATGAATACTCTTAAAAATTACAAAATCACCCCAAAAGTGATAATAAATGGATCAGCAATAGGTTATTACGGTACCAGTCTTTCTGGTGAATTCAATGAAAATAGTATTGGAGGAAAAGACTTTTTAGCTAATCTTTGCAAAAAATGGGAAGCTGTAGCTGAAAAAAAACCATTTTTCTCAAGGTTAGTTATTTTTAGAATTGGAATTGTTCTAGAGGCAGATGGAGGAGCATTAGGAAAAATGCTCCCTATATTTAAGGTTGGATTAGGTGGCCCAATTGGAGATGGCATGCAATGGATGAGTTGGATTCATAGAAGTGATTTTTGTTCATTAATAACACAAGCATTAGTTGATCAAAAGTATTCAGGAGTATTTAATGCTGTTGCACCAAATCCAGTATTAATGAGGGATTTTTCTCAGACTTTAGGCAAATGTCTCAATAGACCTAATTTACTACCAGTACCAGGTGCAGTTCTAAAAATATTGTTGGGAGATGGAGCAAAAGTTGTATTAGAAGGACAAAAAGTAATAAGCAGTAAACTCAAAAATTATAATTTTAAATATCCTCTTCTTGAGAAAGCAATTTACGCCTCCACCAAGAATTAA
- a CDS encoding lipid-A-disaccharide synthase-related protein: MSKILILSNGHGEDLSGSLIANQFVKIGYSVNALPIVGKGIHYEKEKIKIIGKTKEFSTGGIGYNSFKGRLTEIFRGEIIYLLKRLYLTYKIRKKYDYFFVVGDIVPLFFAWVCKKEFFTYLVAYSSHYEGKLRLPWPSKFFLLSQKAKKIYTRDSLTANDLTLQLKKKVSFLGNPFMDKFFFRDKELKKSEFSIGLFPGSRFPEILDNFVLILDLLEALSDLRYFQKIEFNFAIVNALSASKIKEILQNRKWVYLEKIKDRHLLKFQYKSLEVNIYWNNFDKILLKSRCCISMAGTAAEQAIGLGKPVIQIEGKGPQFTKSFAEAQRRLLGKYVFCASNYKDKKDQINQTIKLIIQVIYLIKLNNNFLISCNENAKKRLGENKACIKMVHDMNIVMNNDQGK; this comes from the coding sequence TTGTCCAAAATTTTAATATTAAGTAACGGACATGGAGAAGATCTATCTGGAAGCTTGATAGCTAATCAATTCGTAAAAATTGGTTATTCTGTTAATGCTTTGCCAATTGTTGGTAAAGGAATTCATTATGAAAAAGAAAAAATTAAGATTATTGGAAAAACTAAAGAATTTAGTACTGGAGGTATTGGCTATAATTCTTTTAAGGGAAGACTAACTGAAATATTTAGAGGAGAAATAATTTATCTTCTAAAAAGATTATATTTAACTTATAAAATAAGAAAAAAATATGATTATTTTTTTGTTGTTGGCGATATTGTGCCACTTTTTTTTGCATGGGTTTGTAAGAAAGAATTTTTTACATATCTAGTTGCTTATTCCAGTCATTATGAAGGGAAGTTGAGATTACCATGGCCCTCTAAATTTTTCTTGCTCTCACAAAAGGCAAAAAAAATATATACGAGAGATTCTCTTACGGCTAATGATTTAACTTTGCAATTAAAAAAGAAAGTCTCTTTTTTGGGTAATCCATTTATGGATAAGTTTTTTTTTAGAGATAAAGAATTAAAGAAATCTGAATTTAGTATTGGATTATTCCCAGGGAGTAGATTCCCCGAGATTTTGGATAATTTTGTTTTGATTTTAGATTTATTAGAAGCTCTATCAGATTTGAGATATTTTCAAAAGATTGAATTTAATTTTGCAATAGTTAATGCTTTATCTGCATCAAAAATAAAGGAGATATTGCAAAACAGAAAATGGGTATATCTAGAAAAAATAAAAGATAGACATCTCTTGAAATTCCAATATAAATCTTTAGAAGTGAATATATATTGGAATAATTTTGACAAAATATTATTGAAAAGTAGATGCTGTATCAGTATGGCAGGAACAGCAGCAGAGCAAGCGATTGGATTAGGAAAACCAGTTATTCAGATTGAAGGTAAAGGTCCACAATTTACAAAATCTTTTGCAGAAGCGCAAAGACGTTTGCTTGGGAAATATGTTTTTTGTGCTAGTAATTATAAAGATAAGAAAGATCAAATAAATCAGACCATAAAATTGATCATACAAGTAATATATCTAATAAAGCTAAATAATAATTTTTTGATCTCATGTAATGAAAATGCCAAAAAAAGATTAGGTGAAAACAAAGCTTGTATTAAGATGGTTCATGATATGAATATTGTCATGAACAATGACCAAGGAAAATAA
- a CDS encoding J domain-containing protein, whose protein sequence is MVKNFYEELGLKKNATKSELKSSYRSLVKKHHPDAGGEKERFLAIQNAWETLNDPVKKEKYDRKMFSSNTSFHSLNENWEEKFNSKKYNSSIKDKEVETWIKEIYTPINRLISQIIKPLNNEIKELSADPYDDQLMENFCNYISVSKKKIDKVDNIYNQKFVPKSITALGLDLYHCFSQVKDALSEFDRYTQGYVDDYLFDGKEMIKQAKRIQTKMAKEKKNKDF, encoded by the coding sequence ATGGTGAAAAATTTTTATGAAGAATTAGGCCTAAAAAAGAATGCAACCAAAAGTGAACTTAAATCTTCATATCGTTCATTAGTTAAAAAACATCATCCTGATGCAGGCGGAGAAAAAGAACGATTTCTTGCAATACAAAATGCTTGGGAGACTCTAAATGACCCTGTGAAAAAAGAAAAATATGATAGAAAAATGTTCTCTTCCAATACCTCATTTCATTCATTAAATGAAAATTGGGAAGAGAAATTTAATTCAAAAAAATATAACTCGTCAATAAAAGACAAAGAAGTTGAAACATGGATTAAAGAAATTTACACTCCCATCAATAGATTAATTAGCCAAATAATTAAACCTTTGAATAATGAAATAAAAGAATTATCTGCTGATCCTTATGATGACCAGTTAATGGAAAATTTTTGCAATTACATAAGCGTTTCAAAAAAGAAAATAGACAAAGTTGATAATATCTATAACCAAAAATTTGTACCAAAGTCTATTACAGCGTTAGGCTTGGATCTTTATCATTGTTTTTCACAAGTTAAAGATGCATTATCTGAGTTTGATAGATATACACAAGGATATGTCGATGATTACTTATTTGACGGTAAAGAAATGATTAAACAAGCAAAAAGAATTCAAACTAAAATGGCTAAAGAGAAAAAAAATAAAGATTTTTAG
- a CDS encoding iron-sulfur cluster assembly accessory protein, producing MENVKVKEEIKNSDDGKGILITNDAIDQIANLLKGQSDKKALRVGVRSGGCSGMSYTMDFIGSNEINPDDKVYDYSLNADQTFQVVCDPKSLLYIYGMQLDFSKELIGGGFNFVNPNASQTCGCGSSFAV from the coding sequence ATGGAAAATGTAAAAGTTAAAGAGGAAATTAAGAATTCTGATGATGGCAAAGGTATTTTAATTACTAATGATGCCATAGATCAAATCGCGAATTTATTGAAAGGTCAAAGTGATAAAAAAGCACTAAGGGTAGGCGTAAGATCAGGAGGTTGTAGTGGGATGAGTTATACGATGGATTTTATAGGAAGTAATGAAATAAATCCCGATGATAAAGTTTATGATTATTCATTAAATGCTGATCAAACCTTTCAAGTTGTTTGTGATCCTAAAAGTCTATTATATATATATGGAATGCAATTAGATTTTAGTAAGGAATTAATTGGTGGTGGCTTTAATTTTGTAAATCCAAATGCTTCTCAAACTTGCGGTTGTGGAAGTTCCTTTGCAGTTTAA